In Cydia pomonella isolate Wapato2018A unplaced genomic scaffold, ilCydPomo1 PGA_scaffold_83, whole genome shotgun sequence, a single window of DNA contains:
- the LOC133534310 gene encoding protein Jumonji-like — protein sequence MVPPNILSEHGVKLSRLLQRPGEYVLVFPEAHSCSITTGFGISESVYFASNAWLTDVFKLFQELRNSCEPTMFSLEQLLLNGSADSSAPHQVCSVLATLLSAELEHRRALDHKGLKVQERPPSSAPLNTSYFRAWNTRDQDECEYCRSTLFLSKVRHH from the exons ATGGTGCCACCCAACATCCTCAGCGAGCATGGAGTGAAGCTGTCAAGGCTGCTGCAGCGGCCCGGGGAATATGTCCTGGTGTTCCCCGAAGCCCATTCCTGCTCAATAACTACTGGGTTCGGGATATCGGAGAGTGTATACTTTGCATCAAACGCTTGGCTGACGGATGTGTTTAAACTGTTTCAA GAGCTGCGCAACAGCTGCGAGCCGACCATGTTCTCCCTGGAGCAGCTCCTCCTGAACGGCAGCGCCGACTCCTCGGCCCCTCACCAGGTGTGCTCCGTGCTGGCCACGCTGCTCAGCGCCGAGCTGGAGCACCGCCGCGCCCTCGACCACAAGGGGCTCAAG GTGCAAGAACGTCCCCCATCGTCGGCGCCGCTCAACACGTCGTACTTCCGCGCGTGGAACACTCGCGACCAAGACGAGTGCGAGTACTGCCGCTCCACCCTGTTCCTGTCCAAGGTTAGACATCACTAA